In the genome of Streptomyces sp. SLBN-118, the window ACCGTTCGAGAACTGGTCGCGCGGCGGGGCCCAGATCACCGGGACGGTCTTCTTTCATCTCGACCACTCGGCGCCCGTGGGTCTGATGCGCGAGAAGATGCAGGACATCCTCGGCGAGTGCGAGGCATGGGACGGCCGGGACTGGAGCCTCGCGGTCACCGACACCACACCGACCACGATCCAGGTGCGCGCGGTGGTCACGGCGAAGGACGCGGACGACCTCTGGACGGCGCGGTGCACGGTACGGGAGCAGATGATCGCCTGGCTGTCGGAGAAGCATCCCTACGCACTCCCGCGCGTCGCGACCTCGCCCGCCCCGCGGGACAACTCGTCCCCTTCGTCCCCCCCGCCCGACGAGCCGCACGAGCCGGACGAGGACGGCACCAACCGGCCGCGCACGGGCCGCGGTTGACAACAAGGCGCTGTGCGCGAAGTCCCGCGCGGCGCGCGGGACTTCGCGCCCTGGGGCGGTAGAGGCTACAGCCCGCGCCGCATCGACCGGTGACCGATCCCCGCGTCCAGGAACTCCGCCCCGTACGCCACGTACCCCAGCCGCTCGTAGAACCCCAGCGCCTGCGTCTGCGCGTGCAGATCCACCGCCGCCAGCCCCCGCTCCCGCGCGGCATCCTCGATCGCCCGTACCAGAGCCACCCCGACGCCCAGCCCGCGCGCCGCCCGGGTCACCGCGAGCCGTCCCAGCGAACCCACCGAGGCATCGCCGCCGGTCCTGTCCGCCGCGGCCGGTCCGTGGAGCAGACGTCCCGTGCCGAGTGGCACCCCGCCCTCCCCGACGGCCAGCACATGCACCGTGTCCGCCTCCTCGGCGTCGAGGGCGTCGTACTCGATCTCCTCCGGCACACACTGCTCGACGACGAAGACTTCCTTGCGGACCGCGAAACAGGCCTCACGGTCGGCCGGGCCGACCGCCACCCGCACCTGGTAGGTGGTCATTCACTCTCCGCCGTGATCTTGTCCAGCGCCGCCTGCAGGTCCTGCGGGTACGAGCTCTCGAACTCGACCCACTGCCCGTCCGACGGGTGCTCGAAGCCGAGGCGGACGGCGTGCAGCCACTGCCTCGTCAGCCCCAGCCGCTTCCCGAGCGTCGGGTCCGCGCCGTAGGTCAGATCGCCCACGCAGGGGTGTTTGTGCGCCGCCATGTGCACCCGGATCTGGTGCGTACGACCGGTCTCCAGCTTGATGTCCAGCAGTGAGGCGGCCCGGAAGGCCTCGATGAGGTCGTAGTGCGTGACGGAGGCCTTGCCGTCGGCCGTCACGGCCCACTTGTAGTCGTGGTTCGGGTGCCGGCCGATGGGTGCGTCGATCGTGCCGCTCAGCGGGTCCGGGTGGCCCTGGACCAGAGCGTGGTACCGCTTGTCCACGACCCGGTCGCGGAATTGCGCCTTCAGCAGGGTGTACGCCCGCTCCGACTTGGCGACGACCATCAGTCCGGACGTACCGACGTCGAGGCGGTGCACGATGCCCTGCCGCTCGGCTGCGCCCGAGGTCGAGATCCGGTAGCCCGCCGCCGCTAGGCCGCCGATGACCGTGGTCCCGGTCCAGCCGGGGCTCGGGTGCGCGGCCACGCCGACCGGCTTCACGATGACGACGATGTCCTCGTCGTCATGCACGATCTCCATGCCCTCGACCGGCTCGGCCACGATCTGCACCGGCGCCGGCGCCTGCGGCATCTCGACCTCGAGCCACGCACCGCCGTGCACCCGCTCGGACTTTCCTACCACCGAGCCGTCGACCTGCACCTTTCCGGCGGCTGCCAGGTCGGCCGCTTTCGTACGGGAGAACCCGAACATCCGGGAGATGGCGGCGTCGACGCGCTCGCCCTCAAGGCCGTCGGGTACGGGCAGGGTGCGGATCTCGGGAACTGTACTCACCCGTCGAGTATGCCCTGTCAGTCCTTGTGGACGGTCCCGTCGGGGTCCAGGCCCTTGAAGGACAGGATCACAATGAGGAACCCGCCGCAGACGATCGCGGAGTCGGCGAGGTTGAAGACGGCGAAATGCGCGGGCGCGATGAAGTCGACGACCGCGCCCTCGAAGACGCCCGGGGAACGGAAGATCCGGTCGGTGAGATTGCCGAGCGCGCCCCCGAGCAGCAGCCCGAGCGCGATCGCCCACGGCAGGCTGTAGAGCTTGCGCGCCAGCCGGGCAATCACGATGATCACGGTCGCCGCGATGCAGGTGAAGATCACGGTGAAGGCCTCGCCCATGCCGAAGGCGGCGCCGGGATTGCGTACCGCTTCGAACTTCAGCAGATCGCCGACGACCTCGATCGGCTCGTGGTGCTCCAGCTTGGCCACCACGATCATCTTGCTGACGAGGTCGATCAGGTAGGCCACGACCGCCACCCCGAAGAGCACGGCGATCTTGCGCCTGCCCTTGGGCTGCTCGGCGGGCGCCGCAGCCTCGCCGTCAACATCTGGCGTACCGATGATGCGCTCCGCCTCTGCCACGTGAGTCCCTCAACCTAGGTGCCTGACTGAGCACGAGCGTACGGCACACACGTACGGAGCCTGAGGGCCGAGGCCAGGTCCGGCCGAGCTCCGGGCCCTGCCGGCGGATCCAGCCGGGCCAGCGGCCTGAGCGACCGGACAGGGCCTGGCGGGGCGCAGCCGGGCCTAGCCGCGTCGTTCCTGCTTCTGCTTGTCCTCGACGCAGAGCGTCGCGCGCGGGAACGCCTGCATCCGCGCCTTGCCGATGGGCTTCCCACAGATCTCGCAGAGGCCGTACGTCCCGGCGTCGAGGCGCAGCAGCGCACGCTCGGTCTGCTCCAGCATCTCGCGCGCATTCGCGGCGAGCGCCAGCTCGTGCTCGCGCGTGATGTTCTTCGTCCCGGTGTCGGCGTCGTCGTCACCCGCGCCGTCCCCGGAGTCCCGCATCATCCCGACCAGCGCCTCCTCCGAGGTGCTGATCTCGTTGGCCAGCCGGATCATCTCGCCCGCCAGCTCGGCGCGCGCCTCGGCGACCTCCTCGGGGGTCCACGGGTCCTCGCCGGGTCGTACCGCGAGCTCACCCGGCGGTGTCGCGGCCACTGTACGGGCCGTGGGCAGCGCTGCCGCGCTGGTGTCCGCGGCGGATGCCCCACCCGCGGTCTTCTTCGCTCGCACCGTGCTGGCTCCTGTCTGCTTCGCGGCCTTGGCCGCCCCCTTGGCCGCGGGCGCGGCCTTCTTCGTTGCCTTTTTGGCCACGGCCTTCTTGGCCACCGTCTTCTTGGACGCGGCCTTCTTCCCAGGCGCCTTCTTCGCCGTAGGCTTCCCGGCCGTCACTGCGGTCGTCGTCTCGTCCACGGCCGTCGCCTTCTTCGCGCTCGTCTTCTTGGCGGGCGCCTTTTTGGCGCTCGCCCTGGCAGTTGTCTTGGCAGTCGTCCTGGCGGTCGTCTTCTCGGCCGCAGCCTTCTTGGCGGTCGTCTTCTCGGCCGCAGCCTTCTTCGCCTCGGCCTCAGCCGTGGACTTCTTGGTGGCCGTCGTCCTGGTCGGGGTCGCCTTCTGCGTCGCAGTGGCCTTCTTCGCGGTGGCCTTGGCCGCGGCCACCTTCCTGGCGGATGCCTCCGGCTCCGCGACCGCCGACACCTTCCTCACCGTCGCCGTGGCAGCCGACGCCTTCTTCGGCGCCTTCGCCGACGTCTTCCTGGCGCCCTGCTTCCCACTGCCTGCCGCGGCCTTCTTCGCCACGGTGCTCTTCTTCCCGCTCGTATCCTTGGCCGCCGCTCCAGCGGCGGTGGATCGTGCGGACCCCGTCTTCCCGGCGGTCTTCTTCGCCACCATGGCCGCGGCCCCTTCACATATTGTGATCTTGCTCGCGAATCGTGCTGGGACGATAAATCGACCCAGGCCCCGCGGCAAACGGGCCACGCCGCCGCCCAGCCCACCCCGGCCCGTGACAAGGCGAACCTGCATCCGTTGTGCCCAGCTCCCCGCCCCGTAACCGCCAGGAAGCGGCAGCCGGACTCCTTCGGTCCGCGTGGAGGCATTCGGGTCAACCGCGCAGCTCGCGAACGACCCGGCGGACGGCCCCGTGAAAACCGGTCGGCCTCCCGTCGAAGGGGCCCGTACACTGGGCGCAGCGAAAGGCGTGGATGGGGACCAGTAGCGTCGTACGCAGCCATGAGCGACCCGGGGACGGTGAGAGCCCGGGGGCGAGCGCGAGGCGAAGCATCACCCCTGAGCCGCCGGAAGAAAGCCCGCGGAGCGTTCCGGGGTGACTAGACCCGGCATCGCGACCCCAATGAGGGGGCTCACCGGCCACCGCCGGCGGGCCAAGGAGGGTGGTACCGCGGGAGCACACGCTCTCGTCCCTCCGACGGCACAGACTTTGTCCGTTGGAGGAGTTCGTCGATGACACCGCCGCAGTACCGTCAGGTACCCGCCCAGGTCGATCTGCCCGCGCTCGAGCATGCCGTGCTCGACTTCTGGCGCGAGGCAAAGGTCTTCCAGAAGAGCCTCGATCAGTCCGAGGGCCGCCCCGAGTGGGTCTTCTACGAGGGCCCGCCCACCGCCAACGGCATGCCCGGCGCGCACCACATCGAGGCCCGTGTCTTCAAGGACGTCTTCCCGCGCTTCCGCACGATGCGCGGCTACCACGTCGCCCGCAAGGCCGGCTGGGACTGCCACGGCCTGCCGGTCGAGCTCGCCGTCGAGAAGGAACTCGGCTTCTCCGGCAAGAAGGACATCGAGGCGTACGGCATCGCGGAGTTCAACGCGAAGTGCCGTGAGTCGGTGACCCGGCACACGGACGCGTTCGCCGAGCTGACGGACCGCATGGGCTACTGGGTCGACCTCGACGACGCGTACCGCACCATGGACCCCTCCTACATCGAGTCGGTCTGGTGGTCGCTGAAGGAGATCTTCAACAAGGGCCTGCTCGTCCAGGACCACCGCGTCGCCCCCTGGTGCCCCCGCTGCGGCACCGGTCTCTCGGACCACGAGCTGGCGCAGGGTTACGAGACGGTCGTGGACCCGTCCGTCTTCGTCCGCTTCCCGCTGACCTCCGGCCCGCTCGCCGGCGAGGCCGCGCTGCTGGTCTGGACGACGACCCCCTGGACCCTGGTCTCGAACACCGCCGTCGCCGCGCACCCCGACGTCACCTACGTCGTCGCGACGAACGGCGAGGAGAAGCTCGTCGTCGCCGAGCCGCTGCTGGAGAAGGCGCTCGGCGAAGGCTGGCAGACTACGGGCCGGTCCTTCACGGGCGCGGAGATGGAGCGCTGGACGTATCAGCGCCCCTTCGAGCTCGTGGCCTTCCCGAGCGTCAGCGAGGGAAGCAATGGGCACAGCCCCGCCCCCGCCCACTATGTCGTCAACGCCGACTACGTGACGACCGAGGACGGTACGGGCCTGGTCCACCAGGCCCCCGCTTTCGGTGAGGACGACCTCAAGGTCTGCCGCGCGTACGGGCTGCCGGTCGTGAACCCGGTCCGCCCCGACGGCACCTTCGAGGAGGAGGTCCGGCTGGTCGGCGGCGTGTTCTTCAAGAAGGCCGACGAGACGCTCGTGCCCGATCTGGAGTCCCGCGGCCTGCTCTTCAGGCACGTCCCGTACGAGCACAGCTACCCGCACTGCTGGCGCTGCCACACCGCGCTGCTCTACTACGCGCAGCCGTCCTGGTACATCCGCACCACCGCCGTCAAGGACCGTCTCCTCGAGGAGAACCAGAACACCAACTGGATCCCGGACTCGGTCAAGCAGGGCCGGTTCGGCGACTGGCTGAACAACAACATCGACTGGGCCCTGTCCCGTAACCGCTACTGGGGCACGCCGCTGCCGATCTGGCGCTGCGAGGACAACCACCTCACCTGCGTCGGCTCGCGCGCCGAGCTCGGCGAGCTGACGGGCACGGACCAGTCTGCGCTGGACCCGCACCGTCCGTTCATCGACGAGGTGACCTTCGCCTGCCCGACCTGCCAGAAGACGGCGACGCGCGTCCCCGAGGTCATCGACGCCTGGTACGACTCCGGTTCGATGCCGTTCGCGCAGTGGGGCTACCCGTACAAGAACAAGGAGCTCTTCGAGAAGCGCTACCCGGCGCAGTTCATCTCGGAGGCCATCGACCAGACGCGTGGATGGTTCTACACGCTGATGGCCGTCGGCACGCTCGTCTTCGACAAGTCGTCGTACGAGAACGTGGTCTGCCTCGGCCACATCCTCGCCGAGGACGGCCGCAAGATGTCCAAGCACCTGGGGAACATCCTTCAGCCGATCCCGCTGATGGACCAGCACGGCGCGGACGCGGTGCGCTGGTTCATGGCGGCCGGCGGCTCACCGTGGGCGGCGCGGCGCGTCGGCCACGGCACGATCCAGGAGGTCGTGCGCAAGACGCTCCTCACGTACTGGAACACAGTCGCCTTCCAGGCCCTGTACGCGCGCACGTCCAACTGGGCGCCGTCCACGGCCGATCCGGCCCCGGCACAGCGCACGGTCCTGGACCGCTGGCTGCTGAGCGAACTCAACGCGCTGGTGGACCAGGTCACTTCGGCCCTGGAGTCTTACGACACCCAGCGCGCCGGAAAGCTCCTGTCCTCGTTCGTCGACGACCTGTCCAACTGGTACGTGCGCCGCTCGCGCCGCCGTTTCTGGCAGGGCGACCCGGCCGCGCTGCGCACGCTCCACGACGTCGTCGAGACCGTGACCCGGCTGATGGCCCCGCTGACCCCCTTCATCACGGAGCGGGTCTGGCAGGACCTGGTCGTCCCGGTGACGCCGGACGCCCCCGAGTCGGTCCATCTGTCGACCTGGCCGGCCCCCGACCTGGACGCCGTCGACCCCGGCCTGTCCTCCCAGATGGCGCTGGTGCGCCGCCTGGTGGAACTGGGCCGCGCCACCCGCGCGGAGTCCGGGGTCAAGACGCGCCAGCCGCTGTCCCGGGCCCTGGTCGCGGCGGCGGGCTTCGAGTCCCTCTCCCCCGAACTGCACGCCCAGATCACCGAGGAGCTCAACGTCTCTTCCCTGGCGTCGCTTTCCGAGGTCGGCGGCTCGCTGGTCGACACGACGGCCAAGGCGAACTTCCGTACCCTGGGCAAGCGGTTCGGCAAGGGCGTGCAGGACGTGGCCAAGGCGGTGGCCGCGGCCGATGCGGCGGCCCTGTCCCTGGCGCTGCGCTCGGGCACTGCGACCGTGTCGGTGAACGGCGAGGAGGTGACCCTCTCCCCGGAGGAGGTCATCATCACGGAAACCCCGCGCGAGGGCTGGTCGGTGGCATCCGACTCGGGCGCGACGGTAGCGCTGGACCTGGAGATCACTCCGGAACTGCGGCTCGCGGGCCTGGCACGTGACGCGATCCGGCTGATCCAGGAGGCCCGCAAGAACAGCGGCCTGGACGTCGCGGACCGTATCGCGGTGAGCTGGTCGTCCACGGACCCGTCCACGACCCAGGCCCTGACCGAACACGAAGGCCTGATCGCGGACGAAGTTCTGGCGACGAGCTTCACGACCACCCCGGCGGACGACGCCTTCGGCACCCCGTTCGAGGACGAGGGCCTGTCCCTGACGTTCCGCCTCCGCAAGGTGTAGACGCACGAGCGAAGGGGCCCGGGCATCGGCTCGGGCCCTATTGCTTTCCCCACCCCCGCGCACAAAAAGGGCCGGGCCCGGGACAGATGTCCCGGGCCCGGCCCTCAGCCTGCCGACGGCTACGCGCGATTCGCGCGGCCCGCCGTCAGTTGTCGTCCTCGTCGATCAGAAACCCACGCATCGGCGACGGCGCCTGCTGCATCGGCTGCGGCGCCTGCGGCCGCACCGGTGCCATCGGCTGGGTCATGGCCGGGGACATCTGCTGCTGGCCGCCGTACGACGGTCCACCGCCCATGGACTGGTTGCCGCCCATGGACTGGCCCATCGACGGGTTGCCGCCCATGGTGTGACCCATCGCACCCGCACCGGCCGGAGCCATCGACGGCGACGGCGGCAGCGAAGCGGTCGCGGGTGCCCGCGGCGGGGCGAGCGAGTCGTCGGCCTGGGTCTCCAGCTGCCGCAGCTGCGACTCCAGGTACGACTTCAGCCGCGTGCGGTACTCGCGCTCGAAGCCCCGCAGGTCCTCGACCTTGCGCTCCAGCGTGGCCCGCGCGGACTCCAAGGAGCCCATCGCGACGCGGTGCTTCTCCTGGGCGTCCCGCTCCAGCGCGTCCGCCTTGGCGCGGGCGTCGCGCTCCAGGCCCTCGGCGCGGCTGCGGGCCTCGCCGACGATCTTGTTGGCCTCGGAACGGGCCTCGGCGATCGCCTGGTCGGCGGTCTGCTGGGCCAGTGAGAGCACGCGCGCGGCACTGTCGCCGCCGGGGCCCTGCTGCGGCATCTGCGGACCGTGTCCGCCCATGGGGCCGCCCATCGGGC includes:
- the lspA gene encoding signal peptidase II, which encodes MAEAERIIGTPDVDGEAAAPAEQPKGRRKIAVLFGVAVVAYLIDLVSKMIVVAKLEHHEPIEVVGDLLKFEAVRNPGAAFGMGEAFTVIFTCIAATVIIVIARLARKLYSLPWAIALGLLLGGALGNLTDRIFRSPGVFEGAVVDFIAPAHFAVFNLADSAIVCGGFLIVILSFKGLDPDGTVHKD
- a CDS encoding TraR/DksA C4-type zinc finger protein, which encodes MVAKKTAGKTGSARSTAAGAAAKDTSGKKSTVAKKAAAGSGKQGARKTSAKAPKKASAATATVRKVSAVAEPEASARKVAAAKATAKKATATQKATPTRTTATKKSTAEAEAKKAAAEKTTAKKAAAEKTTARTTAKTTARASAKKAPAKKTSAKKATAVDETTTAVTAGKPTAKKAPGKKAASKKTVAKKAVAKKATKKAAPAAKGAAKAAKQTGASTVRAKKTAGGASAADTSAAALPTARTVAATPPGELAVRPGEDPWTPEEVAEARAELAGEMIRLANEISTSEEALVGMMRDSGDGAGDDDADTGTKNITREHELALAANAREMLEQTERALLRLDAGTYGLCEICGKPIGKARMQAFPRATLCVEDKQKQERRG
- a CDS encoding GNAT family N-acetyltransferase, producing MTTYQVRVAVGPADREACFAVRKEVFVVEQCVPEEIEYDALDAEEADTVHVLAVGEGGVPLGTGRLLHGPAAADRTGGDASVGSLGRLAVTRAARGLGVGVALVRAIEDAARERGLAAVDLHAQTQALGFYERLGYVAYGAEFLDAGIGHRSMRRGL
- a CDS encoding RluA family pseudouridine synthase: MSTVPEIRTLPVPDGLEGERVDAAISRMFGFSRTKAADLAAAGKVQVDGSVVGKSERVHGGAWLEVEMPQAPAPVQIVAEPVEGMEIVHDDEDIVVIVKPVGVAAHPSPGWTGTTVIGGLAAAGYRISTSGAAERQGIVHRLDVGTSGLMVVAKSERAYTLLKAQFRDRVVDKRYHALVQGHPDPLSGTIDAPIGRHPNHDYKWAVTADGKASVTHYDLIEAFRAASLLDIKLETGRTHQIRVHMAAHKHPCVGDLTYGADPTLGKRLGLTRQWLHAVRLGFEHPSDGQWVEFESSYPQDLQAALDKITAESE
- a CDS encoding DivIVA domain-containing protein → MPLTPEDVRNKQFTTVRLREGYDEDEVDAFLDEVESELTRLLRENEDLRAKLAAATRAAAQNQQQGMRKPPEPQDGRGPGAPVPAAISGPPVQQQPPQMGPPQLPGGAPQLPPGPGGHGPQGPHGPMQGGPMGGPMGGPMGGHGPQMPQQGPGGDSAARVLSLAQQTADQAIAEARSEANKIVGEARSRAEGLERDARAKADALERDAQEKHRVAMGSLESARATLERKVEDLRGFEREYRTRLKSYLESQLRQLETQADDSLAPPRAPATASLPPSPSMAPAGAGAMGHTMGGNPSMGQSMGGNQSMGGGPSYGGQQQMSPAMTQPMAPVRPQAPQPMQQAPSPMRGFLIDEDDN
- the ileS gene encoding isoleucine--tRNA ligase, translated to MTPPQYRQVPAQVDLPALEHAVLDFWREAKVFQKSLDQSEGRPEWVFYEGPPTANGMPGAHHIEARVFKDVFPRFRTMRGYHVARKAGWDCHGLPVELAVEKELGFSGKKDIEAYGIAEFNAKCRESVTRHTDAFAELTDRMGYWVDLDDAYRTMDPSYIESVWWSLKEIFNKGLLVQDHRVAPWCPRCGTGLSDHELAQGYETVVDPSVFVRFPLTSGPLAGEAALLVWTTTPWTLVSNTAVAAHPDVTYVVATNGEEKLVVAEPLLEKALGEGWQTTGRSFTGAEMERWTYQRPFELVAFPSVSEGSNGHSPAPAHYVVNADYVTTEDGTGLVHQAPAFGEDDLKVCRAYGLPVVNPVRPDGTFEEEVRLVGGVFFKKADETLVPDLESRGLLFRHVPYEHSYPHCWRCHTALLYYAQPSWYIRTTAVKDRLLEENQNTNWIPDSVKQGRFGDWLNNNIDWALSRNRYWGTPLPIWRCEDNHLTCVGSRAELGELTGTDQSALDPHRPFIDEVTFACPTCQKTATRVPEVIDAWYDSGSMPFAQWGYPYKNKELFEKRYPAQFISEAIDQTRGWFYTLMAVGTLVFDKSSYENVVCLGHILAEDGRKMSKHLGNILQPIPLMDQHGADAVRWFMAAGGSPWAARRVGHGTIQEVVRKTLLTYWNTVAFQALYARTSNWAPSTADPAPAQRTVLDRWLLSELNALVDQVTSALESYDTQRAGKLLSSFVDDLSNWYVRRSRRRFWQGDPAALRTLHDVVETVTRLMAPLTPFITERVWQDLVVPVTPDAPESVHLSTWPAPDLDAVDPGLSSQMALVRRLVELGRATRAESGVKTRQPLSRALVAAAGFESLSPELHAQITEELNVSSLASLSEVGGSLVDTTAKANFRTLGKRFGKGVQDVAKAVAAADAAALSLALRSGTATVSVNGEEVTLSPEEVIITETPREGWSVASDSGATVALDLEITPELRLAGLARDAIRLIQEARKNSGLDVADRIAVSWSSTDPSTTQALTEHEGLIADEVLATSFTTTPADDAFGTPFEDEGLSLTFRLRKV